A window of the Vanessa cardui chromosome 27, ilVanCard2.1, whole genome shotgun sequence genome harbors these coding sequences:
- the LOC124541234 gene encoding uncharacterized protein LOC124541234 has protein sequence MQRYFILFPFYIALTLTFAEDVSYQACVDKYSRKGYQPWQEWSDHYTCHRYRCEIRDGKYFIAAVGCRKPKIPENALECHEYIEDENVEFPTCCARLRCVVEANGERIVQTRGQPGELFPDKPWKGQQNEPNPAVVGMPNIQQNTVNGEPQAQSAPGIFNSRGAGKPMDGNDISGRRFVDPYPTQQIQDAPRKKRSTIYPLFNRESVKDGRSYQPHQVKLNGYSPERYTSYFPNTVKSISNSKLQINMS, from the exons ATGCagcgttattttattttatttccattttacaTCGCTTTAACTTTGACTTTTGCAGAGGATGTTAGTT atcaaGCATGCGTCGATAAATACTCGAGAAAAGGCTATCAGCCATGGCAGGAATGGTCGGATCACTACACATGTCACCGTTATAGATGTGAAATACGTGATGGGAAATACTTCATAGCTGCTGtcgg TTGCCGTAAGCCAAAAATACCGGAGAATGCTTTGGAGTGTCACGAATATATCGAAGATGAGAATGTTG agTTTCCGACGTGCTGTGCTCGATTGAGATGCGTCGTGGAAGCTAATGGCGAACGGATTGTTCAAACTAGAGGACAACCTGGAGAACTGTTCCCGGATAA ACCTTGGAAAGGACAACAGAATGAACCCAACCCAGCTGTAGTTGGCATGCCCAACATACAACAGAACACCGTCAACGGGGAGCCACAGGCGCAGTCTGCTCCCGGCATTTTCAACAGCAGAGGTGCCGGCAAGCCAA TGGATGGCAACGATATTAGTGGACGCAGATTCGTCGATCCGTACCCGACCCAGCAGATACAAGACGCGCCAAGGAAAAAGAGATCAACTATATATCCTTTATTTAACAGAGAATCTGTCAAAGACGGTCGCTCTTACCAACCCCATCAAGTAAAACTAAACGGTTATTCCCCTGAAAGATATACGTCTTATTTTCCCAACACCGTCAAAAGCATTTCTAACTCTAAATTACAGATAAACATGTCTTAA
- the LOC124541190 gene encoding uncharacterized protein LOC124541190 isoform X1 produces the protein MEPQKPFACTLPDCGMTFTNEDHLHVHTKKHDMVLQLGMEQKAAFVADQTPTPTRFIRNCEEVGLFQDLQNVNPFDEGFKRAMETKHGILSLEAGSSTEDALHTPHLLFPLEPGDCTLYTANNQRNITISRSSSDESGAVKEYETTTISKLTNEVTTISRVVGKDAIDRLKTSDDVSTTHEEQAKSKDGLNETSVSYTNNVINIHSNVEIRKYSLVNIDANKAPTVIYTDSVTKDTTAKDATLMKNNKLPPIMSQKSLDFVVDSLTSDVCRDSDAVKTKTHQSDAIKSENIKEKKDYVIVEQPNSETDKDRRKDIDENETTVQNTKEILKKVIRNKSSKNKAKQAIPGAIVQNIIPITAGTLIPVTVLNSPLPIIASPLQKIPIVPLPSTVKTNYKSVKRKINNDEVKSVDDKTKSDSKFDDWDKSDLVKRNARQLLESRSAASRRYRQKLKEAMQKQSEENRQLREINQKLSAEKAVLKLIITQHLKKCPIGDDLRNIQEKLHNASRNLNATDI, from the exons ATGGAGCCACAGAAACCGTTCGCTTGTACACTCCCCGACTGTGGGATGACATTCACGAATGAAGACCATTTACATGTTCATACAAAAAAACACGACATGGTACTTCAGTTGGGCATGGAACAGAAGGCAGCTTtcgtag CTGATCAAACACCGACACCGACTCGCTTCATACGGAACTGCGAAGAGGTCGGCCTGTTCCAAGATCTTCAGAATGTCAACCCCTTCGACGAAGGCTTCAAGAGAGCTATGGAGACTAA ACACGGCATACTGTCTCTGGAGGCTGGATCGTCAACAGAGGATGCTCTACACACCCCGCACCTCCTCTTCCCCCTGGAGCCCGGCGACTGTACGCTGTACACCGCTAACAACCAACGCAACATCACAATTAGCAG ATCATCGAGTGACGAATCCGGCGCCGTCAAGGAATATGAAACGACAACCATATCGAAACTAACAAACGAAGTTACAACGATAAGCAGAGTCGTCGGTAAAGACGCGATAGATAGGCTGAAGACGTCAGACGACGTCTCAACCACCCACGAGGAGCAAGCCAAGAGCAAGGACGGACTCAACGAAACGTCAGTCTCCTACACGAACAACGTGATAAACATACACAGTAACGTCGAAATAAGGAAATACAGCTTAGTCAACATAGACGCAAATAAAGCACCTACGGTTATATACACAGATTCGGTTACAAAAGATACAACGGCAAAGGATGCGACGCTGATGAAGAATAACAAACTACCGCCGATAATGAGTCAGAAGTCGCTAGATTTTGTCGTCGACAGTCTGACGTCAGATGTCTGTCGTGACAGCGATGCAGTTAAAACGAAAACACATCAAAGCGATGCGATAAAAtctgaaaatataaaagaaaagaaagattACGTTATAGTTGAACAACCGAATAGCGAAACTGATAAGGACAGAAGAAAAGATATTGATGAAAACGAAACAACGGTGCAAAATACGAAGGAAATATTGAAGAAAGTCATCAGAAATAAATCTAGTAAGAACAAGGCGAAACAAGCAATACCGGGTGCAATCGTACAGAATATAATACCGATAACAGCGGGCACGCTGATACCAGTGACGGTACTAAACTCCCCGCTACCTATAATAGCCAGTCCGCTGCAGAAGATACCTATAGTACCTCTGCCGTCGACTGTTAAAACCAATTATAAATCTGTGAAgcgaaaaataaacaatgatgaAGTTAAGAGTGTTGACGATAAAACGAAATCGGATTCAAAATTTGATGACTGGGACAAATCAGATCTCGTTAAGAGGAACGCCAGGCAGCTTCTGGAGAGTCGAAGCGCAGCTTCCAGAAGATACAG GCAAAAGTTAAAAGAAGCGATGCAAAAACAGAGTGAGGAGAACAGACAGCTGCGGGAAATCAATCAAAAGCTGAGCGCCGAGAAGGCGGTCCTCAAGCTGATCATCACGCAACACCTCAAGAAATGCCCCATCGGTGACGATTTGA gaAATATTCAAGAGAAGTTACACAACGCTAGTCGAAATTTGAACGCAACcgacatttga
- the LOC124541190 gene encoding uncharacterized protein LOC124541190 isoform X2 has translation METKHGILSLEAGSSTEDALHTPHLLFPLEPGDCTLYTANNQRNITISRSSSDESGAVKEYETTTISKLTNEVTTISRVVGKDAIDRLKTSDDVSTTHEEQAKSKDGLNETSVSYTNNVINIHSNVEIRKYSLVNIDANKAPTVIYTDSVTKDTTAKDATLMKNNKLPPIMSQKSLDFVVDSLTSDVCRDSDAVKTKTHQSDAIKSENIKEKKDYVIVEQPNSETDKDRRKDIDENETTVQNTKEILKKVIRNKSSKNKAKQAIPGAIVQNIIPITAGTLIPVTVLNSPLPIIASPLQKIPIVPLPSTVKTNYKSVKRKINNDEVKSVDDKTKSDSKFDDWDKSDLVKRNARQLLESRSAASRRYRQKLKEAMQKQSEENRQLREINQKLSAEKAVLKLIITQHLKKCPIGDDLRNIQEKLHNASRNLNATDI, from the exons ATGGAGACTAA ACACGGCATACTGTCTCTGGAGGCTGGATCGTCAACAGAGGATGCTCTACACACCCCGCACCTCCTCTTCCCCCTGGAGCCCGGCGACTGTACGCTGTACACCGCTAACAACCAACGCAACATCACAATTAGCAG ATCATCGAGTGACGAATCCGGCGCCGTCAAGGAATATGAAACGACAACCATATCGAAACTAACAAACGAAGTTACAACGATAAGCAGAGTCGTCGGTAAAGACGCGATAGATAGGCTGAAGACGTCAGACGACGTCTCAACCACCCACGAGGAGCAAGCCAAGAGCAAGGACGGACTCAACGAAACGTCAGTCTCCTACACGAACAACGTGATAAACATACACAGTAACGTCGAAATAAGGAAATACAGCTTAGTCAACATAGACGCAAATAAAGCACCTACGGTTATATACACAGATTCGGTTACAAAAGATACAACGGCAAAGGATGCGACGCTGATGAAGAATAACAAACTACCGCCGATAATGAGTCAGAAGTCGCTAGATTTTGTCGTCGACAGTCTGACGTCAGATGTCTGTCGTGACAGCGATGCAGTTAAAACGAAAACACATCAAAGCGATGCGATAAAAtctgaaaatataaaagaaaagaaagattACGTTATAGTTGAACAACCGAATAGCGAAACTGATAAGGACAGAAGAAAAGATATTGATGAAAACGAAACAACGGTGCAAAATACGAAGGAAATATTGAAGAAAGTCATCAGAAATAAATCTAGTAAGAACAAGGCGAAACAAGCAATACCGGGTGCAATCGTACAGAATATAATACCGATAACAGCGGGCACGCTGATACCAGTGACGGTACTAAACTCCCCGCTACCTATAATAGCCAGTCCGCTGCAGAAGATACCTATAGTACCTCTGCCGTCGACTGTTAAAACCAATTATAAATCTGTGAAgcgaaaaataaacaatgatgaAGTTAAGAGTGTTGACGATAAAACGAAATCGGATTCAAAATTTGATGACTGGGACAAATCAGATCTCGTTAAGAGGAACGCCAGGCAGCTTCTGGAGAGTCGAAGCGCAGCTTCCAGAAGATACAG GCAAAAGTTAAAAGAAGCGATGCAAAAACAGAGTGAGGAGAACAGACAGCTGCGGGAAATCAATCAAAAGCTGAGCGCCGAGAAGGCGGTCCTCAAGCTGATCATCACGCAACACCTCAAGAAATGCCCCATCGGTGACGATTTGA gaAATATTCAAGAGAAGTTACACAACGCTAGTCGAAATTTGAACGCAACcgacatttga